One segment of Enterobacter ludwigii DNA contains the following:
- a CDS encoding response regulator transcription factor, with the protein MKQILLVEDDHDIAALLRLNLEDEGYAITHEPDGSDALQRLEKQPWDAVILDLMLPNVDGLEICRRIRQMTRYLPVIIISARSSETDRITGLETGADDYLAKPFSVQELIARIKALFRRQQAMGQAQSAGNIQAHGLTLDPLARSVLLHGQVVDLTPREFELLYFFARHPGEVFSRLALLEQVWGYQHEGYEHTVNTHINRLRIKIEKDAAEPEIIRTVWGKGYKFAEPNDAPL; encoded by the coding sequence ATGAAGCAGATCCTGCTGGTGGAAGATGACCACGATATCGCGGCGCTTCTGCGCCTCAACTTAGAAGATGAAGGCTACGCCATCACCCACGAGCCCGACGGGAGCGATGCCTTACAGCGCCTCGAGAAGCAGCCGTGGGATGCGGTGATCCTCGATTTAATGCTCCCCAATGTCGACGGTCTGGAGATTTGCCGTCGCATTCGCCAGATGACCCGCTACCTGCCGGTGATCATCATCAGCGCCCGCAGCAGCGAAACCGACCGCATTACCGGGCTGGAAACCGGGGCGGACGATTATCTGGCCAAGCCGTTTTCGGTACAGGAGCTGATCGCGCGCATCAAGGCGCTGTTCCGACGCCAGCAGGCGATGGGGCAGGCGCAAAGTGCCGGGAATATTCAGGCTCACGGCCTGACGCTCGACCCGCTGGCGCGCAGCGTGCTTTTGCACGGCCAGGTGGTGGATCTCACCCCGCGCGAGTTTGAACTGCTGTACTTCTTTGCCCGTCATCCCGGTGAAGTTTTCTCGCGTCTGGCGCTGCTGGAACAGGTCTGGGGCTATCAGCACGAAGGTTACGAACACACCGTCAACACCCACATTAACCGCCTGCGCATCAAGATTGAGAAGGACGCCGCCGAGCCGGAGATCATTCGCACCGTCTGGGGCAAAGGCTACAAATTTGCGGAGCCAAACGATGCGCCGCTTTAG
- a CDS encoding sensor histidine kinase, whose product MRRFSLSQRLTLLFILLLTLCATIACAVQLYSTTQYGNAMVQRLSGGLAQQIVQREPILDAQGRVDRHALKPLFDRLMTFNPSVELYVVSPDGELLADAAPPGHIQRQKIDLGPVQTFLSDAARPVLGDDPRSQNKKVFSATPLRQDGELKGYLYIILQGEESNALAEMAWHQALWSTVLWSLMWVALFGLLAGLLVWYWVTRPVKRLTQEVAGLEQDSISAIKQLAAQPTETTVKDEVATLRNTFIELARKITLQWDQLADSDRQRREFIANISHDLRTPLTSLLGYLETLSLKSATLTPQEHQQYLATALRQGQKVRHLSQQLFELARLEHGGIKPQRERFAMGELISDVAQKFELTARTREVNLRIDVPGPLPLVNADVSMIERVVTNLLDNAMRHTPTGGEVRLAVWQENAQLQVEVADNGTGVDASLRNDLFERPSALNPQASRENRGGLGLLIVKRMLELHGGGIRLMESTNGARFRFFVPL is encoded by the coding sequence ATGCGCCGCTTTAGCCTGAGCCAGCGCCTGACGCTGCTGTTTATTCTGCTGCTGACGCTTTGTGCGACCATCGCCTGCGCGGTGCAACTTTACAGCACCACGCAGTACGGTAATGCAATGGTGCAGCGGCTGTCCGGTGGTCTGGCGCAGCAGATTGTCCAGCGGGAACCGATTCTGGATGCGCAGGGCAGGGTTGACCGCCACGCGCTGAAACCGCTCTTTGACCGGCTGATGACCTTCAATCCAAGCGTCGAACTGTACGTTGTCTCGCCTGATGGCGAACTGCTGGCTGACGCCGCGCCACCGGGGCATATCCAGCGGCAAAAAATCGACCTCGGGCCGGTGCAGACTTTCCTCAGTGATGCCGCACGGCCGGTACTGGGCGATGACCCGCGAAGCCAGAACAAAAAGGTTTTCAGCGCAACGCCGTTGCGTCAGGACGGAGAACTGAAAGGCTATCTGTACATTATTCTGCAGGGCGAAGAGTCAAACGCGCTGGCGGAGATGGCCTGGCATCAGGCGCTCTGGAGCACCGTCCTGTGGTCATTGATGTGGGTCGCGCTGTTTGGTTTGCTGGCGGGGTTACTGGTCTGGTACTGGGTAACGCGTCCGGTCAAACGTCTCACGCAGGAAGTGGCCGGGCTGGAGCAGGACAGCATTAGCGCCATTAAGCAGCTGGCGGCGCAGCCTACAGAAACCACGGTAAAGGATGAAGTGGCCACGCTGCGCAATACGTTTATCGAGCTGGCCCGTAAAATCACCCTGCAGTGGGATCAACTGGCCGACAGCGATCGTCAGCGCCGGGAGTTTATCGCCAATATTTCGCATGATTTACGCACGCCGCTCACCTCCTTGCTGGGCTATCTCGAAACGCTGTCGCTGAAATCCGCGACGCTGACGCCGCAGGAGCACCAGCAGTATCTCGCCACGGCGCTGCGGCAGGGGCAGAAAGTGCGTCATCTTTCGCAGCAGCTGTTTGAACTGGCGCGTCTTGAGCACGGCGGCATCAAACCGCAGCGCGAGCGTTTTGCCATGGGTGAGCTGATTTCAGATGTGGCGCAGAAATTTGAACTCACGGCCCGCACGCGGGAGGTGAACCTGCGCATTGATGTACCGGGCCCGTTGCCGCTGGTGAATGCCGATGTCTCGATGATTGAGCGGGTGGTGACTAACCTGCTGGATAACGCGATGCGGCATACGCCGACCGGTGGAGAGGTCCGTCTGGCGGTCTGGCAGGAGAACGCGCAGCTACAGGTTGAGGTGGCTGATAATGGAACCGGCGTTGATGCTTCTCTTCGCAACGATCTGTTTGAGCGTCCTTCGGCGTTAAATCCGCAGGCATCACGGGAAAACCGTGGCGGGTTGGGGCTGTTGATTGTGAAACGCATGCTGGAACTGCACGGCGGGGGGATCAGGCTGATGGAGTCCACGAACGGGGCTCGTTTTCGCTTCTTTGTTCCACTGTGA
- the artJ gene encoding arginine ABC transporter substrate-binding protein ArtJ: MKKLVLAALLATFAAGASAADKINFGVSATYPPFESLDASNQIVGFDIDLAKALCKQMQADCTFTNHAFDSLIPSLKFKKYDAVISGMDITPERSKQVTFTDPYYANSAVVIAKKGAYTSFDQLKGKRIGMENGTTHQKYLQDKHPEVKTVAYDSYQNAIIDLKNGRIDGVFGDTAVVNEWLKTNPQLGTATEKVTDPQYFGTGLGIAVRPDNKALLEKLNGALKAIKADGTYKKISDRWFPQ, encoded by the coding sequence ATGAAAAAGTTAGTTCTGGCCGCTTTACTGGCCACTTTCGCCGCTGGCGCATCAGCTGCAGATAAAATCAACTTCGGCGTTTCGGCCACCTATCCGCCGTTTGAGTCGCTGGATGCCAGCAACCAGATTGTCGGTTTTGATATCGACCTCGCCAAAGCCCTGTGCAAACAGATGCAGGCCGACTGCACGTTCACTAACCATGCGTTTGACAGCCTGATCCCGTCGCTGAAATTCAAAAAATACGACGCGGTGATATCCGGGATGGACATCACCCCAGAGCGTAGCAAGCAGGTCACCTTCACCGACCCGTACTACGCCAACTCGGCGGTGGTCATTGCGAAGAAAGGGGCTTATACATCCTTTGACCAGCTGAAAGGCAAACGCATTGGGATGGAAAACGGCACCACGCACCAGAAATACCTGCAGGACAAACATCCTGAAGTGAAAACCGTGGCCTATGACAGCTACCAGAATGCCATAATCGACCTGAAAAATGGCCGTATTGATGGTGTCTTCGGTGACACTGCGGTGGTGAACGAGTGGCTGAAAACCAACCCACAGCTCGGCACCGCGACCGAAAAAGTGACCGATCCACAGTACTTCGGTACGGGCCTGGGCATTGCGGTGCGTCCGGATAACAAAGCCCTGCTGGAAAAACTGAATGGCGCACTGAAAGCAATTAAAGCTGACGGCACGTACAAGAAAATCAGCGATCGGTGGTTCCCGCAATAA
- the artM gene encoding arginine ABC transporter permease ArtM — MLDYFPELMKGLHTSLTLTVASIIVALILALIFTIVLTLKTPVLVWIVRAYITLFTGTPLLVQIFLIYYGPGQFPSLQEYPVIWHLLSEPWLCALIALSLNSAAYTTQLFYGAIRAIPEGQWQSCGALGMSKKDTLAILLPYAFKRALSSYSNEVVLVFKSTSLAYTITLMEVMGHGQLLYGRTYDVMVFGAAGVVYLVVNGLLTLMMRLIERKALAFERRN, encoded by the coding sequence ATGCTTGACTATTTTCCGGAGCTGATGAAAGGGCTGCACACCAGCCTGACGCTGACCGTCGCATCGATCATCGTGGCGCTGATCCTGGCGTTGATCTTTACCATCGTCCTGACGCTAAAAACGCCGGTGCTGGTATGGATTGTGCGAGCCTACATTACCTTGTTCACCGGTACACCGCTGCTGGTGCAGATCTTCCTGATTTACTACGGCCCGGGCCAGTTCCCGTCGCTGCAGGAGTATCCGGTTATCTGGCATCTGCTTTCTGAGCCATGGCTATGCGCCCTGATTGCCCTTTCGCTGAACAGTGCGGCCTATACCACGCAGCTGTTCTACGGGGCTATTCGTGCCATCCCGGAAGGGCAATGGCAGTCCTGTGGTGCGCTGGGCATGAGCAAGAAAGACACGCTGGCTATTTTGCTGCCGTACGCGTTTAAACGTGCGCTCTCCTCCTACTCCAACGAAGTGGTGCTGGTTTTCAAGAGTACGTCTCTGGCCTACACCATCACGCTGATGGAAGTTATGGGCCACGGGCAGCTGCTCTACGGACGCACCTATGACGTCATGGTGTTTGGTGCCGCGGGCGTGGTCTATCTGGTGGTGAACGGTTTGCTGACGTTGATGATGCGCCTTATCGAACGTAAAGCGCTGGCGTTTGAGCGCCGTAATTAA
- the artQ gene encoding arginine ABC transporter permease ArtQ — translation MNEIFPLASAAGMTVGLAVCALIIGLVLAMIFAVWESAKWFPVAWAGSALVTVLRGLPEILVVLFIYFGSSQLLLTLSDGFTLNLGVVQIPVQMQIENFDVSPFLCGVIALSLLYSAYASQTLRGALKAVPQGQWESGQALGLSKSAIFFRLVMPQMWRHALPGLGNQWLVLLKDTALVSLISVNDLMLQTKSIATRTQEPFTWYIVAAAIYLVITLVSQYILKRIDLRATRFERRPG, via the coding sequence ATGAATGAAATTTTTCCTTTAGCAAGCGCCGCCGGGATGACCGTCGGCCTTGCCGTTTGCGCATTGATTATCGGCCTTGTGCTGGCGATGATCTTTGCGGTATGGGAATCAGCAAAATGGTTCCCTGTCGCATGGGCCGGCTCAGCGCTGGTCACCGTGCTGCGCGGGCTGCCTGAAATTCTGGTGGTCCTGTTTATCTATTTTGGCTCCTCGCAGCTGCTGTTAACGCTGTCGGACGGCTTCACCCTCAATCTGGGTGTGGTGCAGATCCCGGTGCAGATGCAGATTGAGAACTTTGACGTCAGCCCGTTCCTGTGCGGCGTGATTGCCCTCTCTCTGCTCTATTCCGCGTATGCTTCGCAAACCCTGCGCGGTGCGCTGAAAGCGGTTCCGCAGGGACAGTGGGAGTCTGGCCAGGCGTTAGGCTTGTCGAAATCGGCGATTTTCTTCCGTCTGGTGATGCCGCAGATGTGGCGTCATGCGCTGCCCGGGCTGGGTAACCAGTGGCTGGTGCTGCTGAAAGATACCGCGCTGGTAAGCCTGATCAGCGTGAACGATTTAATGCTGCAAACCAAAAGTATCGCGACCCGTACCCAGGAGCCGTTTACCTGGTACATCGTGGCGGCGGCTATCTACCTGGTGATCACGCTGGTGAGTCAGTACATCCTCAAGCGCATTGATCTGCGTGCGACGCGCTTTGAACGGAGACCAGGCTGA
- the artI gene encoding arginine ABC transporter substrate-binding protein ArtI, producing the protein MKKVLLAALLASVTLSATAAQTIRFATEASYPPFESIDANNKIVGFDVDLANALCKEIDATCTFSNQAFDSLIPSLKFRRIDAVMAGMDITPEREKQVLFTTPYYDNSALFIGQKGKFTSVDQLKGKKVGVQNGTTHQKFIMDKHPEITTVPYDSYQNAKLDLQNGRIDGVFGDTAVVTEWLKANDKLAPVGDKVTDKDYFGTGLGIAVRQGNTELQQKFNAALEKVKKDGTYETIYKKWFQK; encoded by the coding sequence ATGAAAAAAGTATTACTTGCCGCGCTGCTCGCCAGCGTCACCCTTTCCGCTACCGCAGCCCAGACGATTCGTTTCGCGACTGAAGCGTCTTATCCTCCGTTTGAATCCATTGATGCGAACAATAAAATTGTCGGCTTTGACGTGGATCTGGCAAACGCCCTGTGTAAAGAGATCGACGCAACCTGTACCTTCAGCAACCAGGCGTTCGACAGCCTGATCCCAAGCCTGAAGTTCCGCCGTATCGACGCCGTTATGGCCGGAATGGATATCACCCCTGAGCGCGAAAAACAGGTTCTGTTCACCACCCCTTACTACGACAACTCTGCCCTGTTTATTGGTCAGAAAGGCAAATTCACGTCGGTTGATCAGCTGAAAGGCAAGAAAGTGGGCGTGCAGAACGGCACCACGCACCAGAAATTCATCATGGATAAACACCCGGAAATCACCACCGTTCCGTATGACAGCTACCAGAATGCGAAGCTGGATCTGCAGAACGGCCGTATTGATGGCGTGTTCGGCGACACCGCCGTGGTGACCGAGTGGCTGAAAGCCAACGATAAACTGGCGCCAGTGGGCGATAAAGTGACCGACAAGGATTACTTCGGCACGGGTCTGGGTATTGCCGTTCGTCAGGGCAACACTGAGCTGCAGCAGAAATTCAACGCTGCGCTGGAAAAAGTGAAGAAAGACGGCACCTACGAAACCATCTACAAAAAATGGTTCCAGAAGTAA
- the artP gene encoding arginine ABC transporter ATP-binding protein ArtP — protein sequence MSIKLNGINCFYGAHQALFDITLDCPEGETLVLLGPSGAGKSSLLRVLNLLEMPRSGTLAIAGNHFDFAKTPSDKAIRELRQNVGMVFQQYNLWPHLTVLQNLIEAPCRVLGLSKDQAIARADKLLERLRLKPYSDRYPLHLSGGQQQRVAIARALMMEPAVLLFDEPTAALDPEITAQIVSIIRELAETHITQVIVTHEVEVARKTASRVVYMENGYIVEQGDASCFSNPQTDAFKNYLSH from the coding sequence ATGAGTATTAAACTAAACGGCATTAACTGCTTCTACGGCGCACACCAGGCGCTGTTTGACATCACGCTGGACTGCCCGGAAGGCGAAACGCTGGTTTTGCTTGGCCCAAGCGGTGCAGGTAAAAGCTCCCTTCTGCGTGTCCTTAATCTGCTTGAAATGCCCCGTTCGGGTACGCTGGCTATCGCCGGTAACCATTTTGATTTCGCGAAAACACCGTCTGATAAAGCGATTCGTGAACTGCGTCAAAACGTTGGCATGGTCTTCCAGCAATACAATCTCTGGCCGCATCTGACCGTACTGCAAAACCTGATCGAAGCCCCGTGCCGCGTGCTGGGCTTAAGTAAAGATCAGGCGATCGCGCGTGCGGATAAGCTGCTGGAGCGTCTGCGCCTTAAGCCTTACAGCGACCGCTATCCGCTGCACCTGTCCGGTGGTCAGCAGCAACGTGTGGCGATTGCCCGTGCGCTGATGATGGAGCCTGCGGTACTGCTGTTTGATGAACCGACCGCGGCGCTGGATCCCGAAATTACTGCCCAGATCGTGAGCATCATTCGCGAGCTGGCGGAAACCCATATTACTCAGGTCATCGTAACCCATGAAGTGGAAGTGGCGCGCAAAACGGCCAGCCGCGTGGTCTACATGGAAAACGGGTATATCGTTGAGCAAGGTGATGCGAGCTGCTTCTCAAACCCGCAAACCGATGCGTTCAAAAACTATTTATCTCATTGA
- a CDS encoding lipoprotein, whose product MRYSALTLFVPCALVLSACTTTVTPAFKDIGTRSGPCIEGGPDTVAQQFYDYRIQHRSNDITALRPYLSDGLAKLLSDATRDPQHNALLKSDPFSSRATLPDSAEVTSASTIPNTDARNIPLRVKLTQGTQTWQDEVLMIREGQCWAVDDVRYVGGNVHAPAGTLRQSIENR is encoded by the coding sequence ATGCGCTATTCAGCTTTAACACTTTTCGTGCCCTGCGCGCTGGTGCTCAGCGCCTGCACCACCACGGTCACGCCAGCCTTTAAGGATATTGGTACCCGCAGCGGCCCATGCATTGAGGGCGGCCCGGATACCGTGGCGCAACAGTTCTATGATTACCGCATACAGCACCGTAGCAATGATATTACCGCCCTGCGACCGTATCTGAGTGACGGCCTGGCGAAACTGCTGAGCGACGCCACCCGCGATCCGCAGCATAACGCGCTGCTTAAATCCGATCCGTTCTCCAGCCGCGCCACGCTGCCTGACAGCGCCGAGGTCACCAGTGCTTCAACGATCCCAAACACCGATGCGCGAAACATTCCCCTGCGCGTCAAACTGACACAGGGAACCCAGACCTGGCAGGATGAAGTGCTGATGATCCGTGAAGGTCAGTGCTGGGCGGTGGACGACGTAAGGTACGTCGGTGGCAACGTTCACGCCCCGGCAGGCACGCTCCGCCAGTCAATTGAAAACCGCTAA
- a CDS encoding heavy metal-binding domain-containing protein, which translates to MQFSTTPTLEGQPITEYCGVVTGEAILGANIFRDFFAGIRDIVGGRSGAYEKELRKAREIAFKELGEQAKALGADAVVGIDIDYETVGKDASMLMVSVSGTAVKTRR; encoded by the coding sequence ATGCAGTTTTCAACAACGCCTACCCTGGAAGGGCAACCTATTACCGAGTACTGCGGCGTGGTCACCGGCGAAGCCATACTGGGCGCGAACATTTTCCGGGACTTCTTTGCCGGCATTCGCGATATCGTGGGGGGACGTTCTGGCGCGTATGAGAAAGAGCTGCGCAAAGCCCGCGAAATTGCGTTTAAAGAGCTTGGCGAACAGGCCAAGGCGCTGGGTGCAGATGCCGTGGTAGGTATCGATATTGACTACGAAACGGTCGGTAAAGATGCCAGCATGCTGATGGTGAGCGTAAGCGGTACGGCGGTGAAAACCCGTCGATGA
- a CDS encoding N-acetylmuramoyl-L-alanine amidase, whose protein sequence is MKRSLATLLLALLLAGCATEKGIIDKGAYELDTRHQAQAAYPRIKVLVIHYTADDFDSSLATLTDKNVSSHYLIPAKPPAPEGKPRIWQLVPESELAWHAGISFWRGTNRINDTSVGIELENRGWQKTAGVKHFTPFEPVQIAALIPLAKDIIARYDIKPQNVVAHSDIAPQRKDDPGPLFPWRELAQQGMGAWPDPDRVNFYLNGQPRYQEVDSALLLDLLARYGYEVPEAATAQQQKRVITAFQMHFRPQLWNGVADRETLAIAEALLEKYGQG, encoded by the coding sequence ATGAAGCGCTCGCTTGCCACACTCCTGCTGGCGCTGTTGCTGGCAGGGTGCGCCACGGAAAAAGGCATTATTGATAAAGGTGCCTATGAGCTGGATACCCGCCATCAGGCCCAGGCGGCTTACCCGCGTATAAAGGTGCTGGTGATCCACTACACCGCCGATGACTTTGACAGCTCGCTGGCGACGTTAACCGACAAGAATGTCAGCTCTCACTACCTGATCCCCGCCAAACCGCCTGCCCCTGAGGGCAAACCGCGTATCTGGCAGCTGGTACCGGAGAGCGAACTGGCATGGCATGCCGGCATCAGCTTCTGGCGTGGCACCAACCGTATTAATGACACCTCCGTGGGGATTGAGCTGGAAAACCGGGGCTGGCAAAAAACGGCGGGAGTAAAACACTTCACCCCGTTCGAGCCGGTGCAAATTGCTGCTCTGATCCCGCTCGCCAAAGACATTATCGCCCGCTACGACATTAAGCCGCAGAACGTCGTCGCGCACTCTGATATTGCCCCCCAGCGTAAAGACGATCCCGGCCCGCTGTTTCCCTGGCGCGAACTGGCGCAGCAGGGAATGGGTGCCTGGCCCGATCCGGACCGCGTCAACTTTTATCTCAATGGGCAGCCACGCTATCAGGAAGTGGACAGCGCACTGCTGCTCGATCTGTTAGCGCGGTATGGCTATGAAGTGCCTGAGGCTGCCACAGCCCAGCAGCAGAAAAGAGTGATTACCGCGTTTCAAATGCACTTCCGTCCACAGCTGTGGAATGGTGTGGCTGACCGGGAAACGCTGGCCATCGCTGAAGCGCTTCTGGAAAAGTACGGACAGGGGTGA
- a CDS encoding helix-turn-helix domain-containing protein produces MLSIYGKKLRPQNEVNAIISATSGFEEKTLKKWQKISTSDSQYIHIIVSGDVEFRRESDELCMFTVQGPCIFGLCSMFYSATHMYGLIRSNTVVRSIKKEAFAQLMTENNLWPELTKVLSWYICMLSKRDDVLVARSAYSVVREFLYEINELIVQHQRDINIYDYIQEYTNLARSTIIKILSDLKKGQYIVVEKGRLLNLTSLPEKY; encoded by the coding sequence ATGTTAAGCATCTACGGTAAAAAATTACGTCCGCAAAACGAAGTCAACGCAATTATTTCTGCAACGTCAGGATTTGAAGAGAAGACGTTAAAAAAGTGGCAGAAAATATCTACCAGTGATTCACAGTATATTCATATTATCGTCAGTGGCGACGTTGAGTTCCGCCGCGAATCTGATGAACTGTGCATGTTCACCGTTCAGGGGCCGTGTATATTTGGGCTTTGTTCTATGTTTTACAGCGCCACGCACATGTATGGCCTCATTCGGTCAAATACCGTCGTGCGCTCGATAAAAAAAGAGGCCTTCGCCCAGCTAATGACTGAAAACAATCTGTGGCCGGAACTGACGAAAGTGCTCTCCTGGTATATTTGTATGCTGAGCAAGCGTGACGATGTGCTGGTTGCCCGCAGTGCCTATTCGGTAGTGCGCGAATTTTTATACGAGATTAATGAACTGATTGTTCAACATCAGCGTGATATCAACATATATGACTATATTCAGGAATACACCAACCTGGCACGCAGTACCATTATTAAAATTCTCTCCGACCTGAAAAAAGGTCAGTATATTGTGGTGGAAAAGGGGCGACTCCTTAACCTGACATCCTTGCCTGAAAAATATTAA